In Microbulbifer elongatus, the DNA window TCCGCGCTCGAGTTTGCCATCCACCTGCCACAACTGCCCCTGCAGGTGCTCCCCATAACTGATGTGATAGAGGTTGCCCTGATCCCCAACCGGTACCCGCATCACGAACCGGGATTTATCACCGCTGGGCTTGCCGAGCGGCGCCGGCAGGTTGACCGCAACCTGTTGCAGATCGGACGTCAGCTCCAGTACCGCGCGATAGGGTTTTTCCTTGGACCTGGCAGGGATGGTGACCAGCGCCTGGTAGTCGAGGGTGCCATCCAGCCACTGCAGTTCAGGGCGCCCGCTCCAGGCTCCAATACCGCCGGTTTCTGCAGTGCCATTAACAACCACCTGAGTGTCCCGATCGCTCCCCTGCCCCAGGTGCTGGATGGAGGCGCGCAGCGGTTGCCCCCACAGCTGACCGCGGAAACGGGAGCCCTCCAGGCCGGTTTCACTGTGGTAGCGCACATTGCCATTGAGCTGCTGGATTTGCAGGTTCAGCCGTTGCAGGTCCAGGCTGGCATCGGAAAGTGCCAGATCGACCTTCTGTTGCGGGTCAAGCCTCGCGCCCCCCAGGGGTTGCGTAATCCGCAGAGAACCCTGCATGGTGCCACCCAGCGACCAGCTGTCGAAGGCATCCCCAAGGCTGTTGCGCAGTGGTGATTCGCGCAACAGCTTCAGGCCATCGGTGGCGGGGCCGTGCAACTCGGCAGCTACATCGAGGCGCGAGCCACCCGGCGCCGGAGATACCCGAACTACCACGTTGGAACCGGCCACTTCCCACAGTCGCGCATTGGGTGCGACCACAACCACCTCGGTATCATTGATCCCCAGATGCCCGTCGACCTCTTCGGCCGCCGGCCAACCGGGGCTGTACTGCAGGTGACTATCGGCGATATCGGCCTGCAGCTGGACGGTCTGCCGCTGGTTATGCTGCCCCAGTGCCAGCAACGCCGGGTCCTCCCCTTCGCGGTAGCTGTAGCCGCGATAGACGAAGCCCGCCGCGGGGATTCGGCCCGGATTGTCTTCACCGATACCGCTGTTGAGCCAACGGCGCAGGTCGTCGCTCACCACTGTGGGCACCAGGTGCCGCTGCTCGGAAACCGCCACATCGCGCAACCCGAGAGCCAGGGTAAAGTCTGCCGCACGGGTGAAGGGCACCAGGGGAATCTGCAGTAGAAACTGCCCCATAAAGGCACCGCCGGTGGGCACGGTTTTGCTGTCTGCTTTATTCGAGGCATCCAGTGACAGGGGACCGGAGTACACCGAGACCGTTTCATGCTCCCGATCAATATCCCAGGCTACGGTGCCCCGCGCCCGGGAGAAGAAAAAGGGATCGTCGTACAGTTTGGGGAAATGGGCACTGAACCCCTGACCGGCATCCAGCTCGACACGCCCGCCCTTCCCGTTCAGGGAGAGGTATCCATCTACGCCGGTTACCGCCGGCGCACCGCGGTGTGCGCCGGCAGCCACATCCCGCAGGTTCGCAGATACCGTGACCTCACCGTCCACGCGGGACAGGCGCACATTCAGCAGTTTTCCGGACGGCTCCAGTGCCTGGAGCCACTCGTCGGCCTTGGCGGGAATCAGCTCCAGTACTTTCAGCACCCGATGCCAGGCCTGTAATTCGATCTGATCCACCGCCAGCTGCAGGTCTCCGGACTGATCGCCACTGGCCTGGATGTTCACTGCCGGAACTTCCAGCTTCTGCCAGTTGAGCCCCAGGTCCTGCAACACCAGCTCCCAGTTTTCCCCCGGTCGCCAGTGGCCGGAAATATTACTGGAGGTGGCGTTTAAAGATTCCAGCGCTCCGGCGACGCTTTCCGCGTCCGGCTGCCCGGACTCTGCCACCGGTTGCTGGGCGAGATTCAGGTTGCCCCGTAGGGTATAGCCCGATTCGGCGTCCGAACTTAACCACAGCCGTCCGCCGGCAAGTTTGCGGCCGGGCCAGTAGAGTTTTTCGGGCAGCGGGGAAAGCTGGTACAGCAGACCGACGAGATCGGCGTCGATCAACAGTTCGTTCAGCTGCACATAGCCACGCAAAGAGAAATCTTCACTGCGCCGCGGGTTGCCCCGCCCTTCCAGCACCAGGCGCAGGCTTTCTTCGCCGCTGTGCAGGCTCTCCATGGCACCGGTCACGAACGCGCGCGCGACCAGACGATGAAACCCTCCGCCATTCTCCAGCAGGATTTCCTTCAGATTCAGGTTCGCCGACTGACCGTCGGTCAAAGAAAGGCTGATGCTGGCGTCCCGCACCAGTACTTTGGGACCCAGCTGAAAGATGCGTGCGGGATCCCCCAGACGCACACCACCACCGCCGCTACCGGCTGCCGGGCGACTGGCACGCGGAAATCCCTGCACCTGCCAGCCGCCCTCTTTGCGCTGCTCCAGTGCCGCAGAGAAGCCGTCGGCTTCCAGGTTTTTCCAGATCAACTCGCGGTTCCACAGGCTCGCCAGCAGATCCAGATGGAACAGGCCGCGCTCCAGTTTTACCTGGCCCTCGGCGCCGATTTTCAGACCGTCGATTTGCAGCGCGACTTCCAGCGCCTGCCATTGCAGAGAAATATGCTCCAGCGCCACCGGCGCCCCCAGCCGCTCGGACAGCCACTGGCCAATCTCCGGGCTGCATTTGCCCACTTGCGGCGACAGCATGCGACCGGTCTGCACCAGAATCGCCAGGGTGATCACCAGGATCACTACCAGCAACCAGAACTTGCGGGCAAACCAGCGCAGCCACAACATCAAGCGACCTCCCCCACTGGGGTGACACGCGCAAATACCACGCTTGTCAGCGAGTAACACCAGAACAATGTCGTACTGCTCCTGGTTGTAGATGGGCTCCACCTGAAACTGGATCGGGCGCGCAATAAACTCTTCCAGATCGGCCACGTTCGCGGACTCTTCGTCCAGCAGCAGGTCGATGACCACCTGACTGGCCAGCACCATGATCTTGTCACTGTCGCAGGCGCGGGCCTCGCGGATGATTTCGCGGAAGATTTCGTAGCAGACGGTTTCCGCGGTCTTCAGGGTGCCGCGACCGGCGCATACGGAACACGGCTCGCACAGCATCTGGCCGAGGGATTCGCGGGTGCGCTTGCGAGTCATTTCCACCAACCCCAACTCGGAGACACCGGTGATGCTGCTCTTGGCGTGATCCCGCTCCAGGGCTTTCTCGAGAGTGCGCAGTACCTGGCGCTGATGCTCGGTATCCTGCATATCGATAAAATCGATGATGATGATGCCACCCAGATTGCGCAGGCGCAGTTGACGGGCAATGGCGGTGGCCGCTTCCAGGTTGGTCTTGAAAATGGTCTCTTCGAGATTGCGATGCCCGACAAACGCACCGGTGTTCACATCGATGGTGCTCATGGCCTCGGTCTGCTCGACGATCAGGTAACCGCCGGATTTCAGTGTCACCTTGTTCTGCAGCGCCTTGCGGATTTCCTCCTCAACGCCATACAGGTCGAATAGCGGTCGCTCACCGGGGTAGTGTTCGATACGCGGTGCGATTTCGGGCGCATACTTGCTGGTAAACTTGGCCGCGCGGGCGTGGGCCTCGCGGGAGTCGATACGGATTTTCTCCGTGTGCGGGCGCGCCAGATCGCGCAGGGAGCGCATAAACAGCGGCAGGTCTTCGTAGATGATCGCCGGCTCTTTCTCCGACTTGATGCGCTGTTCCAGTTCCTTCCAAAGCTTGTACAGAAACGGAATATCCCGCAGCAATTCTTCCTCGCTGACCCCTTCCGCCACGGTGCGCAGGATAAAGCCGCCGTCGCCACTCAGCCCCTCATCGGCGAGTTTGGTCGAGGCCAGATCCACCAGATCGCGCAGGCGCTCGCGCTCGGATTCGTCCTCGATACGATTGGATATGCCGATATGGCGGGTCTGGGGCATATACACCAGATAGCGAGCGGATACAGACAGGTGCGTGGTGAGACGCGCGCCCTTGCTGGAGATGGGGTCTTTGACCACCTGCACCACCAGCGACTGTCCCTCGCGCACCAGGGCGCGGATATCCGCCACCTCCCCTTCGCGGGACTCCATGCCCTCATCGTCCAATGGGGCGATGTCCGAGGCGTGAATAAAGCCGGCGCGCTCCAGGCCGATATCCACAAACGCCGCCTGCATCCCCGGCAGCACCCGCACCACTTTGCCCTTGTAGATATTGCCGACGATACCGCGGCTGGCGGTGCGCTCCAGGTAAACTTCCTGCAACACCCCGTTTTCCACCAGCGCCACGCGGGTTTCCATGGGCGCCACGTTGATGAGTAATTCTTCGCTCACGGGCGTAACTCCTAAACCGTCCCTGCATCCGCCCCAGAAGAGCGCTTGTCAAATTGCCAGTAGGGAATGCCAGCCCGCTGCAGAAACCCCGCCAGGGTTTCCAGCGGCAGCCCCACCACATTGCTGTAACTGCCGTGAATAGACTCTACCAGCAGTGCGCCCATGCCCTGAATGCCGTAGCCGCCGGCCTTGTCCCGGGGCTCACCGGTGTTCCAGTAACCCTCGATCAGCGCGCGATCCAGCGTGCGGAAGCGCACCCGGGTTTCGACCACATCGCTAAAGGATTGATCGCTCCCGCTGAGGCAGATGGCGGTGAGTACCGAGTGCTCGCGGCCGGACATCAGGCGCATCATGCGGGCAAAATCGGTGAAATCACGGGGTTTTTCCAGAATTTCATCGTCCACCAGCCCCAGTGTATCCGCCCCCAGTGACCAGACTGTGGCATCGTCGCCGACCAGGGCGAGGCCCGCGCGGGACTTTTCCTGAGCGAGCCGCAAGACATAGTCGCGACCGGATTCATCCCCCTGGCGAATCTCTTCCACGGCGGTGGCAGCAGAGGAAAAAGGTACTCCGATCTGCATCAACAGCTCGGCGCGCCGGGGAGAACCTGAGGCCAGAATCAGGCGCGGGGGAAAACTGGGCTGTGGAGAATCTGGTGGTGGCACGGGCGACGCTTATGATTATGTGTTTGTTAGCAGAAGGCCTGATTATAGCGGCCGCGCTCGAAAAATAACCGGCCTGCGCGGACACTTAACACTATTTTTCAATTGTTTTTTTGGTTGCCGAGAATATCGGACGATCGTCCGGCAATATCAATTGCCCGGCGACCGCTAACGGATCCGCAGACCGGTCGCCATACGGTGCAGCCAGGGGGTCACCAGAGGCCACAACAATGCGGTGGTCAGCGCCGGCCACAAAAAGGTCAGCCCGGGCACCGGCTTGCCCGCCAGGCTGTGCACCCAGTTTCCGAGCAGTTGGTTGATCCCCACCAGCACAAACACCCACATCAGTTGCTGCCCCGGATTGAACGCGCGGGTGCGCCGGTAGGTCAGCAGGCTGAAATAGGCGAGTACGGCCAGGGCCAAGGCGTGGGCCCCCAGCGTGGCGCCGGTGACCAGGTCCTCCGCCAGCCCCACCATCCAGGCAAACCCCACACCCAGCTCCTGCGGCATGCGGGTGGTCCAGAAAATCACCAGCAGTGCGCAGAATGCGGGGCGGAACCACAACCAGTTGGTAGGCAGGGGCATCACCGCCAGCAGCAGGGCGATGACGAAGGTAAACAGGATAAACCAGCGGTTGTGGGCATCCATGGGATCAGTTCTGCTCGTCCGTCAGGGGCTCGCTGAGCACCGCCAGCACAAACCGGCTGCGGTTCATCAGGCCGCGCGGCTGCACGTCCACATCGGCGAAGGCTCTGCCCGGGTCGCGCTTGACGGAAATCACTTCGCCCACCGGGTAACCCGCCGGGAAGCGGCCGCCGAGGCCCGAGCTCAGCAGCAGGTCACCCTCCCGGATATCGCTGGTATTGGCCAGGTGACGCAGTTTGAGGCGGTAAAGATCACCGGTACCCTCTGCCACGGCCCGCACACTGTTGCGCAGCACCTGCACCGGCAGAGCGTGGTTGGCATCGGTAATCAACAGTACCCGGCTGGAAAAATCCCCCGCTTCGATGACCTGCCCCAGCAAACCGCTGGCATCCATGATCGCGGTGCCCTGCTGAACGCCGTCGCTGCGGCCCTTGTCAATGATCAGCACATGCTCGAGGGGATCCGGGGAGACACCAATCACCTGGGCCACCAGTACCCGTTGATCCACGCTCTCGGCCGAGTTCATCAGTTCTTTCAGCTGGGTATTTTCCGCGCGAACCGCAGCCAGCAGCTGAGTCTGCTGCTCGAGCAGCATTACCTGATGCCGGAGGCGACTGTTCTCTTCCACCAGCTCTTCGCGGGTGCGCAACTGCTCACCAGCCCAGTCGCCCACGCGAGACGGGGTGCCAGTGATCCAGTAGAAAGGGGCGGCGAAACTGGAGAGGCGCTCGCGTACGGGGTCCAGCCAGTCGGTGTAGATATTGACCAGGATCAGCGCGGTCGCCAGCGCTCCCAGCACGATGATGCGGGACTCCGGTGACGGACCTCGGGTAAATAGCGGTTTAATGGGCAGCTCCCATTGACCAGTTCAGCAGTGGAATTGTTATTGGCTTGTAGTGCGCTTCCATACGCGAGAGATGCGGCGGTGCTCTTGAATCCATGCCCTGCCCGGGCCTCCCTGAGCACCGCCATCAACCGGCAAAACGTATCAGTTCGTCACCAGGTACAGACGGCTCTTGTCCATCATATCCAGTGCCTGACCGCCGCCCCGGGCGACACAGGTGAGCGGGTCGTCGGCGACGATCACCGGCAGGCCAGACTCTTCCATCAGCAGACGATCCAGATCCCGCAGCAGCGCGCCGCCGCCGGTGAGCACCATACCGCGCTCGGCGATATCGGAAGCCAGCTCGGGGGGAGACTGCTCCAGAGCACTCTTCACCGCCTGCACAATACCGGTCAGGGGTTCCTGCAGGGCTTCCAGAATCTCGTCACTGTTCAGGGTAAAGCTGCGCGGCACGCCCTCCGCAAGATTGCGACCGCGCACGTCGATTTCGCGCACTTCGCTGCCGGCGTAGGCACAGCCGATTTCTTCTTTGATGCGCTCGGCGGTCGCGTCACCGATGACACTACCGTAATTGCGGCGCACATAGTTGACGATGGCCTCGTCAAAGCGGTCGCCACCGATGCGCACAGAATCGGAATAGACCACGCCGTTCAGGGAGATGATTGCAATCTCGGTAGTACCACCACCGATATCCACCACCATGGAACCGGAGGCTTCTTCCACCTTCAGGCCTGCCCCGATCGCAGCGGCCATGGGTTCTTCGATCAGCCACACCTCGCGGGCGCCGGCACCCAGGGCGGATTCGCGAATCGCGCGGCGCTCCACCTCGGTGGACTGACAGGGCACACACACCAGCACGCGCGGGCTCGGGCGCATCCAGCTGTTCTCGTGCACCTTCTTGATAAAGTGCTGCAGCATCTTCTCAGTAACCTGGAAGTCTGCAATCACGCCATCTTTCAGCGGGCGGATGGCGGTAATGTTGCCCGGGGTACGGCCGAGCATGCGCTTCGCCTCAACACCCACCGCTTCCACGATCTTGGTGCCGTTGTAGTGGCGAATGGCGACAACAGAGGGTTCATCAAGGACTACGCCGCGATCGCGCACGTAGATCAGCGTGTTGGCAGTACCCAGGTCAATGGAGAGATCACTGGAGAACATGCCCCGCAAACGTTTAAACATGGAATTCGATTACCTTAATCTGAAGTACAACACCCAATCCGGGTCAGGTGCCGCAGGCGCCGACTGGAGCCCCGGGCGAAGATGCGCCACAGGGTAATTAGTCCACGCAAATAATTCTGTGTTCCGGACGGCGTTTTCGTCCGATTTACGACAAATTAGCCAGCCGCAGTCGTAGCCTGGCCAGAATCGGCAAACTCTAACAACGGCGTGGGTTCAGAGCAAGGCTCAGGAGCCCCTTAATAAATAAGCATAAAGAGATTCCACCACAGATATGCTAAATTTGCGCTCCTTCTGATCCGGCCGGCCCCGTTGATTCCGGGCCTGGCCGCAAATTAGCCAATGAGAAGCTGGAGTCTCTATCCCCATGGCCGTGGACGCGCAAACCGTTGAAAAGCTGGCCGAACTGGCCCGCATCGCCATTTCCGAAGAAACCATAGACGAAGTCAGCAGCCGCCTGGGCGATGTCCTGCAACTGGTGGACCAGCTGCAGGCCGTCAACACCGACGGCGTCGAGCCCATGGCCCACCCGCTGGACGAGGTGCAGGTACTACGCAAAGACGAAGTCACCGAGCCCAACCGTCGCGAAGAGTTCCTCGCCCTGGCCCCACAGACCGAAGCGGGCCTGTATCTGGTGCCCAAGGTGATCGATTAAGAGCCTATCGACCCTCTCACCACCCTGAGCGAATACAGAATAGACAAGAAACCGGATTTCCCATGCATCAGTTGACCATCGCCGAGATCATTCGCGGCCTGCGCGACAAACAGTTCTCCAGCGTCGAGATCACCAGCCATCTGCTGGAGCGCATCCAGGAGCTGGACAGCCAGTTCAACAGTTTCATCACCGTCACCGGTGACCAGGCCATTAAACAGGCCGCCGCCGCCGATGCCCGCCTGGCGCAGGGCGACGCCCCGGCCCTGTGCGGCGTACCCATCGCCCACAAGGACATCTTCTGCACCAATGGCGTGCGCACCAGCTGTGGCTCGAAGATGCTGGACAACTTCGTGCCGCCCTATGACGCCACCGTTGTGGATAACTTCCAACAGGCCGGCGCCGTCAGCCTGGGCAAGACCAATATGGACGAGTTCGCCATGGGCTCTTCCAACGAATCCAGCTTCTACGGCGCGGTGAAGAACCCCTGGGATGTGGAACGCATTCCCGGCGGCTCCTCCGGCGGTTCCGCCGCCGCGGTCGCCGCACAGCTGGTACCGGGCACCACCGCCACCGATACCGGCGGCTCCATCCGCCAGCCCGCGGCCATGACCGGTACCACCGGCCTCAAGCCCACCTACGGCCGGGTCTCCCGCTGGGGCATGATCGCCTTTGCCTCCAGCCTCGACCAGGGCGGCCCGATTACCCGCACCGCCGAAGACGCAGCACTGATGCTGTCGGTCATGGCGAGCCCGGACAAGAAAGACTCCACCTGCCTGGACCGCCCGGCAGAGGACTACACCGCGAAACTGAACGACGCCATCGATGGGCTGAAAATCGGCGTACCGTCCGAGTACCTGAGTGACGGCCTCGACAGCGAAGTGCGCGCGCGGGTACAGGAAGCCCTGAACGAATACGAAAAGCTCGGTGCCAAGCTGGTAGAAATCAGCCTGCCCCACAGCAAGCTCGCGGTGCCCTCCTACTACGTGATCGCGCCGGCGGAGGCCTCCGCCAACCTGTCCCGCTTTGACGGTGTGCGCTACGGCTATCGCTGTGAAAACCCGGCAGACCTGCGCGACCTGTATATGCGCTCCCGCGGCGAAGGTTTTGGCGAGGAAGTAAAGCGCCGCATCCTCGTAGGCAGCTATGCCCTGTCCGCCGGTTACTACGACGCCTACTACAACAAGGCCCAACAGGTGCGCCGCCTGATCAAACAGGATTTTGTCGACGCCTTCGACAAAGTCGACGTGATCATGGGCCCCACCGCGCCCAATCCGGCGTTCAAGCTGGGCGAGAAAAACGCCGATCCGGTGGCTATGTATCTGGAAGACATTTACACCATCGCCACCAACCTGGCCGGCCTGCCCGGCATGTCCATCCCCTGCGGTTTCGCGCGCGGCCTGCCCGTGGGCCTGCAGATCATTGGCAACTACCTGGACGAGGCGCGCATGCTCAACATCGCGCACCAGTTCCAGCAAGCCACTGACTGGCATCAGAAAACCGCCCCGGCAGCAGAATAAGGAGACGAGACGTGGAATGGGAAGTCGTCATCGGGTTGGAAGTGCATGTGCAACTGGCCACCCAATCAAAAATTTTCTCCGGCGCCAGCACCGCCTTTGGTGCCGAACCCAACACCCAGGCCTGCGCGGTCGACCTGGCCATGCCAGGCACCCTGCCGGTCCCCAACGAAGAGGCCTTCCGCTATGCGGTGATGTTCGGCCTCGCCATGAACGCAGAAATCGGCAAACGCTCGGTATTCGAGCGCAAAAACTATTTCTATCCGGACCTGCCCAAGGGCTACCAGACCACCCAGCTGGAAAAACCGATCGTCGGCGCGGGCCAGATCGAGATTCACCTGGAAGACGGCAGCAGCAAGACCGTGCGCTTGCACCA includes these proteins:
- a CDS encoding YhdP family phospholipid transporter, encoding MLWLRWFARKFWLLVVILVITLAILVQTGRMLSPQVGKCSPEIGQWLSERLGAPVALEHISLQWQALEVALQIDGLKIGAEGQVKLERGLFHLDLLASLWNRELIWKNLEADGFSAALEQRKEGGWQVQGFPRASRPAAGSGGGGVRLGDPARIFQLGPKVLVRDASISLSLTDGQSANLNLKEILLENGGGFHRLVARAFVTGAMESLHSGEESLRLVLEGRGNPRRSEDFSLRGYVQLNELLIDADLVGLLYQLSPLPEKLYWPGRKLAGGRLWLSSDAESGYTLRGNLNLAQQPVAESGQPDAESVAGALESLNATSSNISGHWRPGENWELVLQDLGLNWQKLEVPAVNIQASGDQSGDLQLAVDQIELQAWHRVLKVLELIPAKADEWLQALEPSGKLLNVRLSRVDGEVTVSANLRDVAAGAHRGAPAVTGVDGYLSLNGKGGRVELDAGQGFSAHFPKLYDDPFFFSRARGTVAWDIDREHETVSVYSGPLSLDASNKADSKTVPTGGAFMGQFLLQIPLVPFTRAADFTLALGLRDVAVSEQRHLVPTVVSDDLRRWLNSGIGEDNPGRIPAAGFVYRGYSYREGEDPALLALGQHNQRQTVQLQADIADSHLQYSPGWPAAEEVDGHLGINDTEVVVVAPNARLWEVAGSNVVVRVSPAPGGSRLDVAAELHGPATDGLKLLRESPLRNSLGDAFDSWSLGGTMQGSLRITQPLGGARLDPQQKVDLALSDASLDLQRLNLQIQQLNGNVRYHSETGLEGSRFRGQLWGQPLRASIQHLGQGSDRDTQVVVNGTAETGGIGAWSGRPELQWLDGTLDYQALVTIPARSKEKPYRAVLELTSDLQQVAVNLPAPLGKPSGDKSRFVMRVPVGDQGNLYHISYGEHLQGQLWQVDGKLERGAIALNAPATLPDAPGISVLGDLSRVELAPWKKALEIYTQPTAAPDSAQGTGDSVDGNTAPLPIQLDLSTDLLQVSESVQIENIHVGGRGLGADWHLDFDSEMAAGELSGMLNSVSPLRLKLAHLRLPALPPTTASDAVDAEADAATTDTAEQREDRWKGFDFASLPRVDFSTDRLWLGEESMGPWSFRLRPSEERLVISEIQGAMRGIRIEGRGEGENKLGAQLMWMRDADGRESSQFIGRLRGDNLGSVLQAWGQEAVMESRSAVFDTALRWNGSPAMVSPNDMNGEIAIDIRNGRFLRASDNAGTSLLRLLSLFNFDTWARRLRLDFSDLVQSGLTFDQVRGEVYFEGDGELLIAVPIQVEGPTSELQMAGRVNLRREDLNLTLVATLPVGNNLAFVAALAGGLPAAAGVYLISKVFKKQVDRVASVSYRISGEWSDPKVRFDRLFDDGAGAQQVERAGAD
- a CDS encoding Maf family protein, which produces MQIGVPFSSAATAVEEIRQGDESGRDYVLRLAQEKSRAGLALVGDDATVWSLGADTLGLVDDEILEKPRDFTDFARMMRLMSGREHSVLTAICLSGSDQSFSDVVETRVRFRTLDRALIEGYWNTGEPRDKAGGYGIQGMGALLVESIHGSYSNVVGLPLETLAGFLQRAGIPYWQFDKRSSGADAGTV
- the mreD gene encoding rod shape-determining protein MreD — encoded protein: MDAHNRWFILFTFVIALLLAVMPLPTNWLWFRPAFCALLVIFWTTRMPQELGVGFAWMVGLAEDLVTGATLGAHALALAVLAYFSLLTYRRTRAFNPGQQLMWVFVLVGINQLLGNWVHSLAGKPVPGLTFLWPALTTALLWPLVTPWLHRMATGLRIR
- the mreC gene encoding rod shape-determining protein MreC — protein: MLGALATALILVNIYTDWLDPVRERLSSFAAPFYWITGTPSRVGDWAGEQLRTREELVEENSRLRHQVMLLEQQTQLLAAVRAENTQLKELMNSAESVDQRVLVAQVIGVSPDPLEHVLIIDKGRSDGVQQGTAIMDASGLLGQVIEAGDFSSRVLLITDANHALPVQVLRNSVRAVAEGTGDLYRLKLRHLANTSDIREGDLLLSSGLGGRFPAGYPVGEVISVKRDPGRAFADVDVQPRGLMNRSRFVLAVLSEPLTDEQN
- a CDS encoding rod shape-determining protein, which codes for MFKRLRGMFSSDLSIDLGTANTLIYVRDRGVVLDEPSVVAIRHYNGTKIVEAVGVEAKRMLGRTPGNITAIRPLKDGVIADFQVTEKMLQHFIKKVHENSWMRPSPRVLVCVPCQSTEVERRAIRESALGAGAREVWLIEEPMAAAIGAGLKVEEASGSMVVDIGGGTTEIAIISLNGVVYSDSVRIGGDRFDEAIVNYVRRNYGSVIGDATAERIKEEIGCAYAGSEVREIDVRGRNLAEGVPRSFTLNSDEILEALQEPLTGIVQAVKSALEQSPPELASDIAERGMVLTGGGALLRDLDRLLMEESGLPVIVADDPLTCVARGGGQALDMMDKSRLYLVTN
- the gatC gene encoding Asp-tRNA(Asn)/Glu-tRNA(Gln) amidotransferase subunit GatC, which translates into the protein MAVDAQTVEKLAELARIAISEETIDEVSSRLGDVLQLVDQLQAVNTDGVEPMAHPLDEVQVLRKDEVTEPNRREEFLALAPQTEAGLYLVPKVID
- the gatA gene encoding Asp-tRNA(Asn)/Glu-tRNA(Gln) amidotransferase subunit GatA, whose translation is MHQLTIAEIIRGLRDKQFSSVEITSHLLERIQELDSQFNSFITVTGDQAIKQAAAADARLAQGDAPALCGVPIAHKDIFCTNGVRTSCGSKMLDNFVPPYDATVVDNFQQAGAVSLGKTNMDEFAMGSSNESSFYGAVKNPWDVERIPGGSSGGSAAAVAAQLVPGTTATDTGGSIRQPAAMTGTTGLKPTYGRVSRWGMIAFASSLDQGGPITRTAEDAALMLSVMASPDKKDSTCLDRPAEDYTAKLNDAIDGLKIGVPSEYLSDGLDSEVRARVQEALNEYEKLGAKLVEISLPHSKLAVPSYYVIAPAEASANLSRFDGVRYGYRCENPADLRDLYMRSRGEGFGEEVKRRILVGSYALSAGYYDAYYNKAQQVRRLIKQDFVDAFDKVDVIMGPTAPNPAFKLGEKNADPVAMYLEDIYTIATNLAGLPGMSIPCGFARGLPVGLQIIGNYLDEARMLNIAHQFQQATDWHQKTAPAAE